In Lemur catta isolate mLemCat1 chromosome 1, mLemCat1.pri, whole genome shotgun sequence, one DNA window encodes the following:
- the MPV17L2 gene encoding mpv17-like protein 2 isoform X1 has translation MAPGSLRWLRGLWIAGQPLFQGRALLVTNTLGCGALMAAGDGARQSWEIRARPGQKFDLRRSASMFAVGCSMGPFLHYWYLWLDRLLPASGLQGLPNILKKVLVDQLVASPMLGVWYFLGLGCLEGQTLGQSCQELQDKFWEFYKADWCVWPAAQLVNFLFVPPQFRVTYINGLTLGWDTYLSYLKYRVSTSPGLLTPPACVALDTRGD, from the exons ATGGCGCCCGGCAGCTTGCGCTGGCTGCGCGGCCTGTGGATTGCAGGGCAGCCTCTGTTCCAGGGCCGTGCGCTGCTTGTCACCAACACGCTGGGCTGCGGCGCCCTCATGGCGGCGGGGGACGGCGCGCGTCAGTCTTGGGAGatccgcgcccggcctggccagAAGTTCGACCTGCGGCGCTCAG CGAGCATGTTTGCGGTGGGCTGCAGCATGGGCCCCTTCCTGCACTACTGGTACCTCTGGCTGGACCGCCTGCTCCCCGCATCTGGCCTCCAAGGTCTCCCCAACATCCTCAAGAAGGTCCTCGTGGACCAGCTGGTAGCCTCTCCCATGCTGGGCGTCTGGTACTTCTTGG GCCTCGGCTGCCTGGAAGGCCAGACGCTGGGCCAGAGCTGCCAGGAGCTGCAGGACAAGTTCTGGGAATTCTACAAG GCCGACTGGTGCGTGTGGCCCGCCGCGCAGCTGGTGAACTTCCTCTTCGTGCCCCCCCAGTTCCGAGTCACTTACATCAATGGCCTGACGCTGGGCTGGGACACATACCTGTCCTACCTGAAGTACCGGGTGAGCACG AGCCCAGGCCTCCTGACACCCCCAGCCTGCGTGGCCCTGGACACCCGAGGGGACTGA
- the MPV17L2 gene encoding mpv17-like protein 2 isoform X2 has product MAPGSLRWLRGLWIAGQPLFQGRALLVTNTLGCGALMAAGDGARQSWEIRARPGQKFDLRRSASMFAVGCSMGPFLHYWYLWLDRLLPASGLQGLPNILKKVLVDQLVASPMLGVWYFLGLGCLEGQTLGQSCQELQDKFWEFYKADWCVWPAAQLVNFLFVPPQFRVTYINGLTLGWDTYLSYLKYRSPGLLTPPACVALDTRGD; this is encoded by the exons ATGGCGCCCGGCAGCTTGCGCTGGCTGCGCGGCCTGTGGATTGCAGGGCAGCCTCTGTTCCAGGGCCGTGCGCTGCTTGTCACCAACACGCTGGGCTGCGGCGCCCTCATGGCGGCGGGGGACGGCGCGCGTCAGTCTTGGGAGatccgcgcccggcctggccagAAGTTCGACCTGCGGCGCTCAG CGAGCATGTTTGCGGTGGGCTGCAGCATGGGCCCCTTCCTGCACTACTGGTACCTCTGGCTGGACCGCCTGCTCCCCGCATCTGGCCTCCAAGGTCTCCCCAACATCCTCAAGAAGGTCCTCGTGGACCAGCTGGTAGCCTCTCCCATGCTGGGCGTCTGGTACTTCTTGG GCCTCGGCTGCCTGGAAGGCCAGACGCTGGGCCAGAGCTGCCAGGAGCTGCAGGACAAGTTCTGGGAATTCTACAAG GCCGACTGGTGCGTGTGGCCCGCCGCGCAGCTGGTGAACTTCCTCTTCGTGCCCCCCCAGTTCCGAGTCACTTACATCAATGGCCTGACGCTGGGCTGGGACACATACCTGTCCTACCTGAAGTACCGG AGCCCAGGCCTCCTGACACCCCCAGCCTGCGTGGCCCTGGACACCCGAGGGGACTGA
- the RAB3A gene encoding ras-related protein Rab-3A, with product MASATDSRYGQKESSDQNFDYMFKILIIGNSSVGKTSFLFRYADDSFTPAFVSTVGIDFKVKTIYRNDKRIKLQIWDTAGQERYRTITTAYYRGAMGFILMYDITNEESFNAVQDWSTQIKTYSWDNAQVLLVGNKCDMEDERVVSSERGRQLADHLGFEFFEASAKDNINVKQTFERLVDVICEKMSESLDTADPAVTGTKQGPQLTDQQAPPHQDCAC from the exons ATGGCGTCTGCCACAGACTCCCGCTATGGGCAGAAGGAGTCCTCGGACCAGAACTTCGACTACATGTTCAAGATTCTCATCATCGGCAACAGCAGCGTGGGCAAGACGTCCTTCCTCTTCCGCTACGCCGACGACTCCTTCACACCCGCCTTCGTCAGCACCGTGGGCATTGACTTCAAGGTCAAGACCATCTACCGCAACGACAAGAGGATCAAGCTGCAGATTTGG GACACAGCGGGCCAGGAGCGGTACCGGACCATCACCACAGCCTACTACCGGGGCGCCATGGGCTTCATTCTCATGTACGACATCACCAACGAGGAATCCTTCAATGCTGTGCAGGACTG GTCTACCCAGATCAAGACCTACTCGTGGGACAATGCCCAGGTGCTGCTAGTGGGGAACAAGTGTGACATGGAAGATGAGAGGGTGGTGTCATCGGAACGTGGCCGGCAGCTGGCTGACCACCTCG GGTTCGAGTTCTTTGAGGCAAGTGCCAAGGACAACATTAACGTCAAGCAGACCTTTGAGCGCCTGGTGGACGTCATCTGCGAGAAGATGTCTGAGTCCTTGGACACGGCTGACCCTGCAGTCACGGGCACCAAGCAGGGCCCACAGCTCACCGACCAGCAGGCGCCCCCGCACCAGGACTGTGCTTGCTGA